One Roseomonas gilardii subsp. gilardii genomic region harbors:
- a CDS encoding TolC family outer membrane protein yields the protein MSRRLTLALATALALPAAARAQSLQEALAQTYANNPTLQTARAQLRVVDENVPQALAGWRPTVSLSGAAGYVDGTARARQNDVSYYSRVTRNTMTLAATATQPIYRGGRTVASTRRAENQVLAQRARLLATEQQVLQQAVNAYVNMILYSEELRLNVNNVQVLQRQLDATNERFRVGEITRTDVAQAESRLSAARANRATAEGQLQSARAVFQQVIGMVPNRLTAPQPLKAPVRSSQEASQMAAVNNPNVVAALFDEAAGRDAIDVQMAALLPQASLQAQGYRADNANTDGTRFTGGQFTANVTVPLYQGGAEYATVRAARQDASRLRQVVDDQRRTASQQATSAWETLVSNRATVDGNRAAIRAAEVALDGVQREAVVGSRTTLDVLNQEQELLNNRVALVQALASNVTSSYALAAAVGRLTAKDLALPVQIYDMTAYYKAVRDRWIGLGDYTPVAAATER from the coding sequence ATGTCACGACGCCTCACCCTCGCCCTCGCCACCGCGCTCGCCCTTCCCGCCGCGGCCAGGGCACAGTCGCTGCAGGAAGCCCTGGCGCAGACCTATGCCAACAACCCGACCCTGCAGACGGCCCGTGCGCAGCTTCGCGTGGTGGACGAGAACGTGCCGCAGGCCCTGGCGGGCTGGCGGCCCACCGTGTCGCTGAGCGGCGCCGCCGGCTATGTCGATGGCACGGCCCGCGCGCGGCAGAACGACGTGTCCTATTACAGCCGCGTCACCCGCAACACGATGACGCTGGCGGCAACGGCGACGCAGCCGATCTATCGCGGCGGCCGCACCGTGGCCTCCACCCGCCGGGCGGAGAACCAGGTGCTGGCGCAGCGCGCCCGCCTCCTCGCCACGGAGCAGCAGGTGCTGCAGCAGGCGGTCAACGCCTATGTCAACATGATCCTCTATTCCGAGGAGCTGCGCCTCAACGTCAACAACGTGCAGGTGCTGCAGCGCCAGCTCGACGCGACCAACGAGCGCTTCCGCGTCGGCGAGATCACCCGCACCGACGTGGCCCAGGCGGAATCGCGGCTTTCCGCCGCGCGTGCCAACCGCGCCACGGCGGAAGGGCAGCTCCAGAGCGCCCGCGCCGTGTTCCAGCAGGTGATCGGCATGGTTCCGAACCGGCTGACCGCGCCGCAGCCGCTGAAGGCGCCGGTGCGCTCCTCGCAGGAGGCGAGCCAGATGGCCGCCGTCAACAATCCGAACGTGGTGGCGGCGCTGTTCGACGAGGCCGCCGGGCGCGACGCCATCGACGTGCAGATGGCGGCGCTGCTGCCGCAGGCCAGCCTGCAGGCCCAGGGCTATCGCGCCGACAATGCCAACACCGACGGCACGCGCTTCACGGGTGGGCAGTTCACCGCCAACGTCACCGTGCCGCTGTACCAGGGCGGGGCGGAATACGCGACGGTGCGCGCGGCGCGGCAGGATGCATCCCGGCTGCGGCAGGTGGTGGATGACCAGCGCCGCACGGCCAGCCAGCAGGCCACCTCGGCCTGGGAGACACTGGTGAGCAACCGCGCCACCGTCGATGGCAACCGTGCCGCCATCCGCGCCGCCGAGGTCGCCCTGGATGGCGTGCAGCGCGAGGCCGTGGTTGGCAGCCGCACCACGCTGGACGTGCTGAACCAGGAGCAGGAGCTGCTGAACAACCGTGTCGCGTTGGTGCAGGCCCTGGCGAGCAACGTGACCTCCTCCTACGCCCTCGCGGCGGCGGTGGGGCGGCTGACGGCGAAGGACCTCGCCCTGCCGGTGCAGATCTATGACATGACGGCTTATTACAAGGCGGTGCGCGACCGCTGGATCGGCCTGGGCGACTACACGCCGGTCGCCGCCGCGACGGAGCGCTGA
- a CDS encoding protein-L-isoaspartate O-methyltransferase family protein codes for MDYVEARRYMVDGQVRPNKVTDTRLLDAMLQLPREHFVPPALADRAMVDGDVPLGQGRFLMQPMALARLVQLLNPRAGERVLVVAAGSGYGAAVLAEMGAEVVALESEERLIAIGRRALGGLTGLRLRLEQGDLAAGWPEGAPYDAILIEGAVPAVPDAISAQLAEGGRLVTVLRPEGQTGRAVLGRRAGGAFSAVPAFDCQTERLPGFSAPAGFVFA; via the coding sequence ATGGATTACGTCGAGGCGCGCCGTTACATGGTGGACGGGCAGGTCCGCCCCAACAAGGTGACCGACACCCGGTTGCTGGACGCCATGCTGCAACTGCCGCGCGAGCATTTCGTGCCCCCAGCCCTGGCGGACCGCGCCATGGTGGATGGCGACGTGCCGCTCGGCCAGGGGCGCTTCCTGATGCAGCCGATGGCCCTGGCGCGGCTGGTCCAGCTCCTGAACCCGCGGGCGGGGGAGCGTGTGCTGGTGGTCGCCGCCGGCTCGGGCTACGGCGCTGCCGTCCTGGCCGAGATGGGGGCCGAGGTGGTCGCGCTGGAATCCGAGGAGCGCCTGATCGCCATCGGGCGCCGTGCCCTGGGCGGGTTGACCGGGCTGCGCCTGCGGCTGGAGCAGGGCGACCTCGCCGCCGGCTGGCCCGAGGGCGCGCCCTATGACGCCATCCTGATCGAAGGGGCGGTGCCCGCGGTACCGGATGCCATCTCCGCGCAGCTCGCCGAGGGCGGGCGACTCGTGACCGTGCTGCGGCCGGAGGGTCAGACCGGCCGCGCGGTGCTCGGCCGCCGGGCCGGGGGTGCCTTCTCCGCCGTTCCCGCCTTCGATTGCCAGACGGAGCGGCTGCCCGGCTTCTCCGCGCCCGCCGGATTCGTCTTCGCCTGA
- a CDS encoding flavin reductase family protein, whose protein sequence is MPRPARKEDFPPAGIRRFLEPGPIVLLSSHWQGRDNIMTLGWHMVMEFTPSLVACLISRGNHSHGMIRKSRECVINLPTTRLTDEVVGIGNCSGAETDKFAAFGLTAEPASEVRAPLIGECHASFECRLHDDALVGKYDLFVFEVVKAHVAPSPGIRKPCTTRGMASSWCRDGSSAAGPCSGRRCSDPAHPPSFLMVFFVLS, encoded by the coding sequence ATGCCCAGGCCCGCCCGGAAGGAGGATTTCCCGCCCGCCGGAATCCGCCGCTTTCTTGAGCCCGGTCCAATCGTGCTGCTCTCTTCCCATTGGCAAGGGCGGGACAACATCATGACCCTGGGCTGGCACATGGTCATGGAATTCACGCCCTCCCTGGTCGCCTGCCTGATCTCGCGCGGCAACCACAGCCACGGGATGATCCGGAAAAGCCGGGAATGCGTGATCAACCTGCCCACCACGCGCCTGACCGACGAGGTCGTCGGGATCGGCAATTGCAGCGGGGCGGAGACCGACAAGTTCGCTGCCTTCGGCCTGACCGCCGAACCGGCCAGCGAGGTCCGGGCGCCTCTGATCGGCGAATGCCATGCCAGCTTCGAATGCCGCCTGCACGACGACGCGCTGGTCGGAAAGTACGATCTCTTCGTCTTCGAGGTGGTGAAGGCGCATGTCGCCCCCTCCCCCGGCATCCGGAAACCCTGCACTACACGGGGGATGGCGTCTTCATGGTGTCGGGACGGATCATCAGCCGCCGGTCCCTGTTCCGGCCGGAGATGCTCTGACCCGGCGCATCCGCCATCGTTCCTGATGGTTTTCTTCGTGTTGTCATGA